From Curtobacterium sp. SGAir0471, the proteins below share one genomic window:
- a CDS encoding sugar phosphate isomerase/epimerase family protein translates to MTDQPTWELSGFGDEIDADPVVQVAVLQALGASAIEVRSAWGTNVIDLDDDQLAGLHRLFEERGQTVSAIASPIGKVVVDRPVEHEVERLGRAIAAAHALGTTNIRIFSFYFDGRTADEVRDDVMVRMRALADLAEREGVTLLHENEKDIYGDVPERVLDIVESVGSSALRLAWDNANYVQCGVAPFTDGWAQLAPYVDYLQVKDALAADASVVPAGEGDGELLETLTALRDAGYSGYASLEPHLSDFTSLGGFSGPAAFGRAGRAFRSLTDQIGVTLR, encoded by the coding sequence ATGACCGACCAGCCAACGTGGGAGCTCTCCGGCTTCGGCGACGAGATCGACGCCGACCCGGTCGTCCAGGTCGCGGTGCTGCAGGCGCTCGGCGCCAGCGCGATCGAGGTGCGGAGCGCCTGGGGAACGAACGTCATCGACCTCGACGACGACCAGCTCGCCGGCCTCCACCGCCTGTTCGAGGAGCGCGGACAGACCGTCTCCGCCATCGCCTCGCCGATCGGCAAGGTCGTCGTCGACCGGCCCGTCGAGCACGAGGTCGAGCGGCTCGGCCGCGCGATCGCCGCCGCGCACGCCCTCGGCACGACGAACATCCGGATCTTCTCGTTCTACTTCGACGGCCGCACCGCGGACGAGGTGCGCGACGACGTCATGGTCCGGATGCGTGCGCTCGCCGACCTCGCCGAGCGCGAGGGCGTCACCCTGCTGCACGAGAACGAGAAGGACATCTACGGCGACGTGCCCGAGCGCGTGCTCGACATCGTCGAGAGCGTCGGGTCGAGCGCGCTCCGGCTCGCCTGGGACAACGCGAACTACGTGCAGTGCGGCGTGGCGCCGTTCACCGACGGATGGGCGCAGCTCGCACCGTACGTCGACTACCTGCAGGTCAAGGACGCCCTCGCCGCCGACGCCTCCGTGGTCCCGGCGGGGGAGGGCGACGGGGAACTCCTCGAGACCCTCACCGCGCTCCGCGACGCCGGGTACTCCGGGTACGCCTCCCTCGAGCCGCACCTCAGCGACTTCACCTCACTCGGCGGGTTCTCCGGCCCCGCGGCCTTCGGCCGTGCCGGACGGGCCTTCCGCTCCCTCACCGACCAGATCGGAGTCACCCTGCGATGA
- a CDS encoding carbohydrate ABC transporter permease gives MTTTEARPRQETPREVRPHGKTPLYKRERPLWMLLPGGVLMLAVIVVPLLVGVYIAMLDLDQYTLRQWFSAPFVGFANFAEAFTDSPLLHSIWISVSLSVLVTAVTVPIGVAAAVSTQNRFPGRGLVRSIYLVPYVLPAFVVGTFFRTMLQPQGVVNTVLGTDVLWLNGSASYWALAGVMVWTSWPFVYLLSLAGLQAVDNEVHEAAALDGVTWWAKLRYIVFPYLRGPLSLAVIISILHNINNFTLPFVLFGNPLPSSVEVMPVLTYIASFQSFRFGLSAAMAICSLVIVAIPLFVYLRAVRLDTGDDAGPTRKQRRADRAVLAAPAAADIEGARA, from the coding sequence ATGACCACCACCGAGGCCCGGCCCCGCCAGGAGACCCCGCGCGAGGTCCGCCCGCACGGGAAGACCCCGCTGTACAAGCGCGAGCGTCCGCTCTGGATGCTCCTGCCCGGCGGCGTCCTCATGCTCGCCGTCATCGTCGTCCCGCTGCTCGTCGGCGTGTACATCGCGATGCTCGACCTCGACCAGTACACCCTCCGCCAGTGGTTCAGCGCTCCCTTCGTCGGGTTCGCGAACTTCGCCGAGGCCTTCACCGACTCGCCGCTCCTGCACTCGATCTGGATCTCGGTGTCCCTGTCCGTGCTCGTCACCGCGGTCACCGTGCCGATCGGCGTCGCCGCGGCGGTCTCCACGCAGAACCGGTTCCCCGGACGCGGACTCGTCCGGTCGATCTACCTCGTGCCCTACGTGCTGCCGGCGTTCGTCGTCGGGACGTTCTTCCGCACGATGCTCCAGCCGCAGGGCGTGGTGAACACCGTGCTCGGCACCGACGTCCTCTGGTTGAACGGCTCCGCGTCGTACTGGGCGCTCGCGGGCGTCATGGTGTGGACGAGCTGGCCGTTCGTCTACCTGCTCTCGCTCGCCGGGCTGCAGGCGGTCGACAACGAGGTGCACGAGGCGGCGGCGCTGGACGGCGTGACGTGGTGGGCGAAGCTCCGCTACATCGTGTTCCCGTACCTGCGCGGCCCGCTCAGCCTGGCGGTCATCATCTCGATCCTGCACAACATCAACAACTTCACGCTGCCGTTCGTGCTGTTCGGGAACCCCCTGCCGTCGAGCGTCGAGGTGATGCCCGTCCTGACGTACATCGCGAGCTTCCAGTCGTTCCGCTTCGGCCTGTCCGCGGCGATGGCGATCTGCTCCCTGGTGATCGTCGCGATCCCGCTCTTCGTCTACCTGCGGGCCGTCCGGCTCGACACCGGCGACGACGCGGGCCCCACCCGGAAGCAGCGCCGCGCCGACCGCGCCGTGCTCGCCGCCCCGGCCGCCGCCGACATCGAGGGAGCCCGCGCATGA
- a CDS encoding ABC transporter substrate-binding protein: MSTGRRRTRVLVGAAVVAVAALSLQGCAIVDGSGDDPDTLRVMMGADTTYPKERAQWQRETAAEFERTTGADIQWETYSTPQEELTAIQTSVISGQGPDVYAIGTTFTPTAYATGAFVEMGAEQWDAVGGKDQFAPASLGISGPSTSKQIGIPFASRPFVMAVNTDLLARAGITDLPTTWDQLTEDARKTTGDGTYGMAIAYADGFDPWKFVWGMAQNAGNTVVDGGKAEIDAPAVEQAYRTYFDWVTKDGVVDPAAIGWNNPQALAQFADGKAAFFPMTTTTSLNSLKGSAVDGKYEYALLPTVPPGATERPADGIEAASILSGDNLVVADYGSKQDLSFAFVKQVSSPEAQERYFELFGQLPTNTVAADRIAEQNPDLAPIVRAGELSKPTAFTGAWSDIQLDLVDVVVQSIPSLKSGEVSDDQLRKRLAAAQRDAQATLDRQKNGGL; this comes from the coding sequence ATGAGCACAGGAAGACGCAGGACCCGCGTCCTGGTCGGTGCCGCCGTCGTCGCCGTCGCCGCCCTCTCGCTGCAGGGCTGCGCGATCGTGGACGGCAGCGGTGACGACCCGGACACCCTCCGCGTGATGATGGGCGCGGACACGACCTACCCGAAGGAACGGGCGCAGTGGCAGCGGGAGACCGCCGCCGAGTTCGAGCGCACCACGGGCGCCGACATCCAGTGGGAGACCTACTCGACCCCGCAGGAGGAGCTCACCGCCATCCAGACCAGCGTCATCTCCGGCCAGGGTCCCGACGTGTACGCGATCGGGACGACCTTCACCCCGACGGCCTACGCCACCGGCGCGTTCGTCGAGATGGGCGCGGAGCAGTGGGACGCGGTCGGCGGCAAGGACCAGTTCGCACCGGCGTCGCTCGGCATCTCCGGACCGAGCACCTCGAAGCAGATCGGGATCCCCTTCGCCAGTCGGCCGTTCGTGATGGCCGTCAACACCGACCTCCTCGCACGCGCCGGGATCACCGACCTGCCGACCACCTGGGACCAGCTCACCGAGGACGCCCGGAAGACCACCGGTGACGGCACCTACGGCATGGCGATCGCCTACGCCGACGGCTTCGACCCGTGGAAGTTCGTGTGGGGCATGGCGCAGAACGCCGGCAACACGGTCGTCGACGGCGGGAAGGCCGAGATCGATGCTCCCGCGGTCGAGCAGGCCTACCGCACCTACTTCGACTGGGTGACGAAGGACGGCGTGGTCGACCCGGCGGCGATCGGCTGGAACAACCCGCAGGCCCTCGCGCAGTTCGCCGACGGCAAGGCCGCGTTCTTCCCGATGACGACGACGACGTCGCTCAACTCGCTGAAGGGCTCCGCGGTCGACGGCAAGTACGAGTACGCACTGCTGCCGACCGTGCCGCCGGGTGCGACCGAGCGCCCCGCCGACGGCATCGAGGCGGCGAGCATCCTGTCCGGGGACAACCTCGTCGTCGCCGACTACGGCTCGAAGCAGGACCTGTCGTTCGCGTTCGTGAAGCAGGTGTCGTCGCCCGAGGCGCAGGAACGCTACTTCGAGCTCTTCGGGCAGCTGCCGACGAACACCGTCGCCGCCGACCGCATCGCCGAGCAGAACCCCGACCTCGCCCCGATCGTCCGCGCCGGCGAACTGTCGAAGCCCACCGCCTTCACCGGCGCATGGTCCGACATCCAGCTCGACCTCGTCGACGTCGTCGTGCAGTCGATCCCGTCGCTGAAGAGCGGCGAGGTCAGCGACGACCAGCTCCGGAAGCGCCTCGCAGCGGCGCAGCGGGACGCCCAGGCAACGCTCGACCGCCAGAAGAACGGAGGGCTGTGA
- a CDS encoding LacI family DNA-binding transcriptional regulator yields MSSADTDTSRRVTIRDIADATGVAPSTVSRALSLPDRVNHATQQRIQQAARELGYVPNSQARALTSGRTRAVAVLVSDITNPFYFDVIRGTQHQLSAAGWTQLLVDTEESAEAEVAALSAVAGKADGAVLTASRLSDAQIARFAERTPLVVVNRRPAGVPSVLIDTPGGVEQAVQHLVSLGHRDVLYVAGPDSSWSNERRWRALVRVAKRLGVRVARIGPHAPFVDSGAAAADAAVHAGATACIAFNDLIAIGMLTRLRERGIRVPEDVSVVGCDDIFGADFCNPPLTTMTSPIERAGRVAIRMLLGRLDALPADEVPGEHASGAVALPTHLTVRGSTGPAPVRPR; encoded by the coding sequence GTGAGCAGCGCAGACACGGACACCTCGCGGCGGGTGACCATCCGGGACATCGCCGACGCGACCGGGGTGGCACCGTCCACAGTGTCGCGCGCGCTGTCGCTGCCGGACCGCGTGAACCACGCGACGCAGCAGCGGATCCAGCAGGCGGCGCGCGAGCTCGGCTACGTCCCGAACTCGCAGGCCCGGGCGCTCACGTCCGGACGGACCCGGGCGGTCGCCGTCCTGGTGTCCGACATCACGAACCCGTTCTACTTCGACGTCATCCGGGGCACGCAGCACCAGCTCTCCGCCGCCGGGTGGACGCAGCTGCTCGTCGACACCGAGGAGTCCGCCGAGGCCGAGGTCGCCGCACTGAGCGCCGTCGCCGGCAAGGCCGACGGTGCCGTGCTCACCGCCTCCCGCCTGTCGGACGCGCAGATCGCCCGGTTCGCCGAGCGCACGCCGCTCGTCGTCGTGAACCGGCGCCCGGCAGGGGTGCCGTCGGTGCTCATCGACACCCCCGGCGGGGTCGAGCAGGCCGTCCAGCACCTCGTCTCACTCGGGCACCGCGACGTGCTGTACGTCGCCGGCCCGGACAGCTCGTGGTCGAACGAGCGCCGCTGGCGTGCGCTCGTGCGCGTCGCGAAGCGCCTGGGTGTGCGGGTCGCCCGGATCGGTCCGCACGCACCGTTCGTGGACTCCGGAGCGGCAGCCGCCGATGCCGCCGTGCACGCCGGTGCGACCGCCTGCATCGCGTTCAACGACCTCATTGCGATCGGGATGCTCACCCGCCTCCGGGAGCGCGGCATCCGGGTGCCGGAGGACGTGAGCGTCGTCGGCTGCGACGACATCTTCGGTGCCGACTTCTGCAACCCGCCGCTGACGACGATGACCTCGCCGATCGAGCGTGCGGGACGGGTTGCGATCCGGATGCTGCTCGGACGGCTGGACGCCCTGCCCGCCGACGAGGTGCCGGGCGAGCACGCCTCCGGCGCCGTCGCGCTGCCCACCCACCTGACCGTCCGGGGGTCCACGGGGCCGGCGCCCGTCCGTCCCCGCTGA
- a CDS encoding carbohydrate ABC transporter permease: MSAFSQIRTRPTATLTESITAGGARRPKRPYDTDVTRLLPRWLLVTVIVLLVAFIAVPVLYILFGSVNSDVAVARGEYFPSEFTLSNYAAIWDTVALGQGLVNSLLTAGAVAVASAALAVSTAYVLVRFRFLGRLTILRGLLALQSIPGTLLLLPVFVVFANIASATGVQVIGTRWGLFVTYLTFALPFSTWVMVTYLRGLPKELEEAARIDGASSTRILRSVVLPLSWPGIVVSAIFAFLLGWNDVLFSTIMTTPNTRTVAVVLQVLGTAQEGGAVPIYGQMMAASIVCAVPVVALYLVFQRYLVGGLTAGSVK; the protein is encoded by the coding sequence ATGAGCGCCTTCAGCCAGATCCGCACCCGTCCGACCGCGACGCTCACCGAGAGCATCACCGCCGGCGGCGCGAGGCGTCCGAAGCGTCCGTACGACACCGACGTCACCCGGCTGCTGCCCCGGTGGCTGCTGGTCACCGTGATCGTGCTCCTGGTCGCGTTCATCGCCGTCCCGGTGCTGTACATCCTGTTCGGCTCGGTGAACTCCGACGTCGCGGTCGCCCGCGGCGAGTACTTCCCGTCCGAGTTCACGCTGTCGAACTACGCCGCGATCTGGGACACGGTGGCGCTCGGCCAGGGGCTGGTGAACTCGCTGCTCACCGCGGGTGCGGTCGCCGTCGCGAGTGCCGCGCTCGCCGTGTCCACCGCGTACGTGCTCGTCCGGTTCCGGTTCCTCGGCCGCCTGACGATCCTGCGCGGGCTCCTCGCCCTGCAGTCGATCCCCGGAACCCTGCTGCTCCTGCCCGTCTTCGTCGTGTTCGCCAACATCGCCAGCGCGACCGGCGTGCAGGTGATCGGGACCCGCTGGGGCCTCTTCGTCACCTACCTGACCTTCGCCCTGCCGTTCTCGACGTGGGTGATGGTCACGTACCTGCGCGGCCTGCCGAAGGAGCTCGAGGAGGCGGCCCGCATCGACGGCGCCTCGAGCACCCGCATCCTGCGGAGCGTCGTCCTGCCGCTCTCGTGGCCGGGCATCGTCGTCTCGGCGATCTTCGCCTTCCTGCTCGGCTGGAACGACGTGCTCTTCAGCACGATCATGACGACCCCGAACACCCGCACGGTCGCCGTGGTGCTGCAGGTGCTCGGCACCGCCCAGGAGGGCGGCGCCGTCCCGATCTACGGCCAGATGATGGCCGCCTCGATCGTCTGTGCGGTGCCGGTCGTCGCGCTCTACCTGGTCTTCCAGCGCTACCTGGTCGGCGGGCTGACCGCCGGCTCCGTCAAGTAG
- the uxaC gene encoding glucuronate isomerase, producing MSSTRTTTPLAPHPDRLFPADPGARTVARTVYDAVRDLPIISPHGHVDAALIADDEPFPDPAALLVTPDHYVLRLLHANGVGLQDLGRPDRSGAHPLPDGREVWRRLAEHWDDFAGTPVRYWFETELHDVFGLTEQPSVTNADEQYDRIAAALATPALRPRALFDSFGIEVLATTDGPADDLAAHARLAADPSFSGRVLPTFRADAVFDPSRPDWRHVVASIGEASGIDTGTHDGLLAALRDRRRYFIEHGATATDTGVLDAGSTPLSATERARIHAAAMRRPSGVTAAEAVAYRHDMLFRWAEMSVEDGLVMQLHPGVLRNHHTPTLERFGPDTGHDLPSVGSFTEPLRPLLEAFGTAPGFHLVLFTVDETVFSREIGPLAGFYPAVYAGAPWWFIDTPAAIGRYRAAVTDSAGFTKTSGFIDDTRAYCSIPARHDMARRADAAYLASLVVTHQLSEEDAVHTARRIVSDIPKATFKL from the coding sequence ATGTCCTCCACCCGCACCACCACGCCGCTCGCACCGCACCCCGACCGGCTGTTCCCTGCCGACCCGGGCGCCCGCACCGTCGCGCGCACGGTGTACGACGCGGTCCGCGACCTGCCGATCATCTCGCCGCACGGGCACGTCGACGCGGCGCTCATCGCGGACGACGAGCCCTTCCCGGACCCCGCCGCGCTGCTGGTGACGCCCGACCACTACGTCCTCCGTCTGTTGCACGCGAACGGCGTCGGGCTGCAGGACCTCGGACGCCCCGACCGATCGGGCGCGCACCCGCTCCCCGACGGCCGCGAGGTCTGGCGCCGCCTCGCCGAGCACTGGGACGACTTCGCCGGCACGCCGGTGCGGTACTGGTTCGAGACGGAGCTCCACGACGTCTTCGGCCTGACCGAGCAGCCGTCGGTCACCAACGCCGACGAGCAGTACGACCGCATCGCCGCGGCGCTGGCGACGCCAGCACTCCGCCCCCGCGCGCTGTTCGACTCCTTCGGCATCGAGGTCCTCGCCACCACCGACGGTCCCGCCGACGACCTCGCCGCACACGCGCGGCTGGCCGCCGACCCGTCCTTCAGCGGGCGGGTGCTCCCCACGTTCCGCGCCGACGCCGTGTTCGACCCGTCGCGTCCGGACTGGAGGCACGTGGTCGCGTCGATCGGCGAGGCGTCCGGCATCGACACGGGTACGCACGACGGGCTGCTGGCAGCGCTGCGGGACCGGCGTCGGTACTTCATCGAGCACGGGGCGACCGCGACCGACACCGGGGTGCTCGACGCGGGGTCGACGCCGCTGTCCGCGACGGAGCGCGCGCGCATCCACGCGGCGGCGATGCGGAGACCGTCGGGTGTCACCGCGGCCGAGGCCGTCGCCTACCGCCACGACATGCTCTTCCGGTGGGCCGAGATGAGCGTCGAGGACGGCCTCGTCATGCAGCTGCACCCGGGTGTGCTCCGGAACCACCACACGCCGACGCTCGAGCGCTTCGGCCCGGACACCGGGCACGACCTGCCGAGCGTGGGGTCGTTCACCGAGCCGCTCCGCCCGCTGCTCGAGGCGTTCGGGACCGCACCGGGCTTCCACCTCGTGCTCTTCACGGTGGACGAGACGGTGTTCTCGCGGGAGATCGGGCCGCTCGCCGGCTTCTACCCGGCGGTGTACGCGGGAGCCCCGTGGTGGTTCATCGACACCCCGGCGGCGATCGGACGCTACCGGGCGGCGGTCACGGACTCCGCCGGGTTCACGAAGACCTCCGGGTTCATCGACGACACCCGGGCCTACTGCTCGATCCCCGCGCGGCACGACATGGCCCGTCGGGCGGACGCGGCGTACCTGGCGTCGCTCGTGGTGACGCACCAGCTCAGCGAGGAGGACGCGGTGCACACCGCACGGCGGATCGTGTCGGACATACCGAAGGCGACGTTCAAGCTCTGA